The Polaribacter tangerinus genome has a segment encoding these proteins:
- the sprA gene encoding cell surface protein SprA: MTTFIKKTLLFIAITLAVNITSYAQNNSTKDSLNLRYKFKSNQKGGLFLDDLATKEIVYDKALNSYVIVEKIVGYATKTPIYLTQKEYEKYRLKRDMMQYFKDKVSATNSKKKGAKEAQKDLLPTYYVNSKFFETIFGGTEVKVTPTGNLNLKLGFIYQNTDNPQISEENRSNFTFDFDQQINASIRAKVGERLEFTANYDTQASFDFQNLVKIDFTPTEDDILQGFEAGNVSMPIKNSLINGAQSLFGVKTDLKFGNTNITAVFSQQNSESKTVVSEAGASIQPFELRTTDYDNDRHFFLSQYFFDNYANSLKNYPLINSPINITRVEVWITNRNASTDDFRSIVAFADIGESNTAVMVDNSGTILDASITQALVAGKKIPFNGANKIGTEIIPNGGIRDVSGIDNTLQQYSMENGTNYSVLENARKLNPNEYNLNAQLGFISLNRRLQDGEVLAVAYEYTVAGNVTGTTKNSFKVGEFSNDGIQAPQNLAVKLLRSEILQTKRLNTATGNEESFPTWRLMMKNVYALGAYPLSQDGFRFEVQYRDDQTGIPSNVLQNAQTPGIPNLPLLQVLNLDQLDQSQFREPDGYFDYVEGITVSSENGYVFFPEPEPFGNDLEDALTNTADAKYLFKELYLNTKINIKNNFQNKDKYFLKGYFKSENSGGISIGAFNVPRGSVRVSAGGRQLVEGVDYVVDYQLGKVQIIDPGLQASSTPISVSTENNAVFNQQRKTYMGVDIEHKFSDDFIVGATVLNIEERPLTPKVNFGAEPINNTMLGFNFNYATEVPFFTKMANKLPFVDTDAPSNLSVRADMAYLIPGTPGGIDVTGAATSYIDDFEASQIPISLLSPLEWYEASTPKYFPNFNGEKDDLSYNYKRAKLAWYSVDQIFYGIGETPASIDADELSRAETRQINYGELFPNVQLDVTQNALVRTLDLAYFPQERGSYNFDPGASIQNGKVTLPNPETRWGGITRPLTTNNFDQANVEFIQFWIMDPYDNYSITEEEGLPAGIDPKNPTNQVGDLYINLGNISEDVLKDNRKMYENGLPEDGLKVAGSNINRTTWGDVPRNPSIVYAFSEEDNARTNQDIGYDGLNDLEEKNLPGIGQYASLDDPAADNFQFFRGGNLDAINASLITRYKDFNNTEGNSPTLNQSPENYPTSSTTYPDAEDINRDQTMNTVESYYEYKISLNKSNLRKGVGYIVDEKTTSVTLENGDTQQTKWYQFRVPVRSGTPINGISDFNSIRFARMFLTNFKMPVVIRFGELDLVRGDWRRYVRTLDEAINPDRELTQAELNDFEVGVVSIEQNEGSYIQPPGIERERLQGTTTVQLQNEQSVTLKVNYLAPNKTRAIYKNISVDLRRFKRLKMFMHLQEAQDETTVNDNDFSAVIRLGTDLNENFYQIEVPLKVSRNGTSALDIWPEANNLDALLETFGKVKLERDVANFDINKIYTSQEQSSEVTYTIGVRGNPTLSQLRTIVLGLKNTSLSPKSAEVWFNELRSAGFDNKGGWAAVVNADANFADVANVSVAGSMSTIGFGNVEDRVNQRSLDETKQYDIATTVQLGKVLTPENWGIQLPMSYSIGEKFIDPKFDPQYQDVTLKEALGENPNSEFSRDYTKRTSISFMNVKKNRNPNSIKKPAFYDVENFAISYAHNREFHRDYNIQKYINENVTAGANYNYSFSAKPIEPFKNVSFLQSKYLKLIKDFNFNPIPTTVAVNSRINRNYSEQQSRNLVAGLSDQPSLKQRRFLFDWDYTVGFDLTKSIQLNFNATNSFIYDTFGSTEDIQIFDDFFNTGRANQYHQKLNGTYQLPIDKIPFLSWIKADYAYTADFDWQAAAQSTIDVNGVDVGYVDLVGNVIQNANTHNLNTTFTLEKFYKSFGFEKLLQPKSIRRNAKNKKGIKLPQTPNSNNRSRINTKKLPLGKKILKGVYDVVTAVKQGKISYSENNGQFLPGYTQGVGFLGGAPTSFAFGSQVDIRNKALENGWLIGPRDPNNSEYYNKTYSRTHYNKLDYTFTVKPMKDLNIDVRGNKIQTRDISQQLDVIDNGTQNGVLDFSAQAFETGNFSTSHSMLATAFTSGDELFNKMKAYRATISNRLATKNNVPVSGYGGNNQDVLLPAFIAAYSGTNPEKVNTGLFRNIPIPNWTMRYNGLMKFDFFKKNFSTFVVSHAYKSSYTISGFTNNLQYDANNPFANTNAAGNYESELLVASATLVDEFSPLIKVDMKMKNSFSLRGEIKRDRTLTMNFNNSTLTDIKGTEYVVGMGYIFKDVKVNTRFTGKKQTLKGDINLRADVSLRDDLTQIRSIDEENDQISGGQRLFSIKFTADYRLSSSLTASFYYNHQTSKYAISTTFPRQAINGGFNIIYNLGGN; this comes from the coding sequence TTGACCACTTTTATTAAAAAAACGTTACTATTTATAGCCATTACACTTGCTGTAAACATAACTTCCTACGCGCAAAATAATTCAACAAAAGACTCTTTAAATCTTAGGTATAAATTTAAAAGCAATCAAAAAGGAGGCTTGTTTTTAGACGATTTAGCGACCAAAGAAATTGTTTATGACAAAGCCTTGAACAGTTACGTAATAGTAGAAAAAATTGTTGGTTACGCTACCAAAACACCCATTTATCTTACGCAAAAAGAATACGAAAAATATCGATTAAAACGCGATATGATGCAGTATTTTAAAGACAAAGTAAGTGCTACTAATAGTAAGAAAAAAGGAGCTAAAGAAGCACAAAAAGACCTACTACCTACATATTACGTAAACAGTAAGTTTTTTGAAACAATTTTTGGCGGAACCGAAGTAAAAGTAACGCCTACCGGAAACCTAAACCTAAAGCTTGGCTTTATATATCAAAATACAGACAACCCACAAATTTCTGAAGAAAATCGTAGTAATTTTACCTTCGACTTCGATCAACAAATAAATGCTAGTATACGTGCTAAAGTTGGTGAAAGATTAGAGTTTACGGCAAATTATGATACACAAGCATCGTTTGACTTTCAAAATTTAGTAAAAATAGACTTTACGCCTACCGAGGACGACATTTTACAAGGTTTTGAAGCAGGAAATGTATCTATGCCCATAAAAAACTCTTTAATTAATGGTGCACAAAGTCTATTTGGTGTAAAAACAGACTTAAAATTTGGAAACACTAATATTACCGCGGTGTTTTCACAGCAAAACTCAGAAAGTAAAACGGTCGTTTCTGAGGCAGGTGCATCTATTCAGCCTTTCGAATTAAGAACTACAGACTACGATAATGACAGGCATTTTTTCTTGTCACAGTATTTTTTTGATAATTATGCCAACTCCCTAAAAAATTATCCTCTAATAAATAGCCCCATAAACATTACAAGAGTAGAGGTTTGGATAACCAATAGAAACGCAAGTACAGATGATTTTAGAAGCATTGTTGCTTTTGCAGATATTGGAGAATCTAACACAGCAGTAATGGTAGATAATAGTGGTACTATTTTAGATGCCTCTATAACACAAGCATTGGTTGCCGGAAAAAAAATACCTTTTAATGGAGCTAACAAAATTGGAACAGAAATTATACCGAACGGTGGTATTCGAGATGTTTCTGGCATAGACAATACTTTACAACAGTATAGCATGGAAAACGGTACCAATTATTCGGTACTAGAAAATGCTAGAAAACTAAACCCTAATGAGTATAATTTAAATGCTCAACTCGGTTTCATCTCTTTAAATAGGCGTTTGCAAGACGGTGAAGTATTGGCTGTAGCCTATGAATATACTGTAGCAGGAAATGTTACCGGAACAACCAAAAACTCTTTTAAAGTGGGTGAGTTTTCAAATGATGGTATACAAGCTCCTCAAAATTTAGCCGTAAAATTATTACGTTCAGAAATACTACAAACAAAAAGATTAAATACTGCAACAGGAAACGAAGAGTCTTTTCCTACTTGGCGTTTGATGATGAAAAACGTATATGCCTTAGGGGCGTATCCGCTAAGTCAGGATGGATTTCGTTTCGAAGTACAGTACAGAGACGATCAAACAGGAATTCCATCAAACGTGTTGCAAAATGCTCAAACACCTGGCATTCCAAATTTACCTCTATTACAAGTATTAAATTTAGATCAACTAGACCAAAGTCAGTTTAGAGAGCCAGATGGTTATTTTGATTATGTAGAAGGAATTACTGTAAGTTCTGAGAATGGATACGTATTTTTTCCTGAGCCAGAGCCTTTTGGTAACGACTTAGAAGACGCTTTAACAAATACTGCAGATGCTAAATATTTATTTAAAGAACTGTATTTAAATACAAAAATCAATATCAAAAATAATTTTCAAAACAAAGACAAGTACTTCTTAAAAGGATATTTTAAATCTGAAAATTCTGGAGGAATTTCTATTGGTGCCTTCAACGTTCCTAGAGGTTCTGTGCGTGTTTCTGCAGGAGGAAGGCAATTGGTTGAGGGAGTAGATTATGTGGTAGATTATCAGTTAGGAAAAGTACAAATTATAGACCCTGGTTTACAAGCATCGAGCACTCCAATAAGCGTATCTACCGAAAATAATGCGGTTTTTAATCAGCAAAGAAAAACCTACATGGGTGTAGATATTGAGCACAAATTTTCAGATGATTTTATAGTCGGTGCTACTGTATTAAATATAGAGGAAAGGCCTTTAACTCCAAAAGTAAACTTTGGTGCAGAACCCATAAATAACACCATGCTAGGGTTTAACTTTAACTATGCTACAGAAGTTCCTTTTTTTACAAAAATGGCAAACAAATTGCCTTTTGTAGATACCGATGCTCCTTCGAACCTTTCTGTAAGAGCAGATATGGCTTATTTAATTCCGGGAACCCCAGGTGGTATTGATGTAACAGGAGCGGCAACCTCTTATATAGATGATTTTGAAGCTTCTCAAATTCCTATCAGCCTTTTGTCTCCTTTAGAATGGTACGAAGCCAGTACGCCAAAATACTTTCCAAATTTTAACGGAGAAAAAGACGACTTATCTTACAACTACAAAAGAGCAAAATTAGCTTGGTACAGTGTAGATCAAATTTTTTATGGTATTGGAGAAACTCCGGCAAGTATAGATGCAGATGAGCTTTCTAGGGCAGAAACAAGACAAATAAATTATGGAGAACTGTTTCCAAACGTTCAATTAGATGTTACTCAAAATGCCTTGGTTAGAACTCTCGATTTGGCTTACTTTCCGCAAGAAAGAGGTTCTTATAATTTTGACCCTGGCGCAAGCATACAAAATGGCAAAGTTACATTACCAAACCCAGAAACTAGATGGGGCGGAATTACTAGACCTTTAACAACCAACAACTTCGACCAAGCAAACGTAGAGTTTATTCAGTTTTGGATTATGGATCCTTACGATAATTACTCTATTACTGAAGAAGAAGGATTACCAGCAGGAATTGACCCCAAAAACCCAACTAACCAAGTAGGAGATTTATATATAAACCTTGGTAATATTTCTGAAGACGTACTAAAAGACAACCGTAAAATGTACGAAAATGGTTTGCCAGAAGATGGTTTAAAAGTTGCAGGTAGTAATATAAATAGAACTACTTGGGGAGATGTACCGAGAAATCCGTCTATTGTGTATGCTTTTAGCGAAGAAGATAATGCAAGAACAAATCAGGATATTGGATACGATGGGTTAAATGATTTGGAAGAAAAAAACCTTCCAGGAATAGGGCAATATGCAAGCTTAGATGATCCGGCGGCAGATAATTTTCAATTTTTTAGAGGTGGCAATTTAGACGCTATAAACGCTTCTTTAATAACTAGGTATAAAGACTTTAATAATACAGAAGGGAACTCGCCAACCTTAAATCAATCACCAGAAAACTACCCAACCTCGTCTACAACATATCCAGATGCAGAAGACATCAACAGAGACCAAACCATGAATACGGTAGAAAGTTATTATGAGTATAAAATTTCTCTAAACAAAAGTAATTTAAGGAAAGGTGTAGGATATATTGTTGATGAAAAAACCACTAGTGTTACACTAGAAAATGGAGATACACAACAAACAAAATGGTATCAATTTAGAGTTCCTGTAAGAAGCGGAACTCCAATTAATGGTATTTCTGACTTTAACAGTATTCGTTTTGCTAGAATGTTTTTAACAAACTTTAAAATGCCAGTGGTTATTCGTTTTGGAGAGTTAGATTTAGTAAGAGGAGATTGGAGACGTTATGTAAGAACATTAGACGAAGCTATAAACCCAGATAGAGAATTAACCCAAGCCGAATTAAATGATTTTGAAGTTGGTGTAGTAAGCATCGAGCAAAACGAAGGAAGTTACATTCAACCACCAGGTATTGAGCGTGAGCGCTTACAAGGAACTACTACTGTTCAATTACAAAATGAGCAGTCGGTTACGCTTAAAGTAAACTACTTAGCACCAAACAAAACAAGAGCAATTTATAAAAATATTAGTGTAGACTTAAGAAGGTTTAAGCGTTTAAAAATGTTTATGCATTTACAAGAAGCACAAGATGAAACAACAGTAAACGACAATGATTTTTCTGCAGTTATTAGACTAGGAACAGATTTAAATGAAAACTTTTATCAAATAGAAGTGCCTTTAAAAGTATCGAGAAACGGAACATCAGCATTAGATATTTGGCCTGAAGCAAATAATTTAGATGCTTTATTAGAAACCTTCGGAAAAGTAAAATTAGAGCGAGATGTAGCTAATTTCGATATCAATAAAATATATACATCTCAAGAACAAAGTAGCGAGGTAACCTATACAATTGGTGTAAGAGGAAACCCTACATTGTCTCAATTAAGAACCATTGTACTAGGACTTAAAAATACGTCTTTATCTCCTAAAAGTGCCGAAGTATGGTTTAACGAGCTACGCTCTGCAGGATTCGATAATAAAGGAGGATGGGCGGCAGTTGTAAATGCAGATGCTAACTTTGCAGATGTTGCAAATGTTTCTGTGGCAGGAAGCATGTCTACCATAGGTTTCGGAAATGTAGAAGATAGGGTAAACCAGCGTAGTTTAGACGAAACAAAACAATACGACATTGCAACCACGGTTCAATTAGGAAAAGTATTAACACCAGAAAACTGGGGCATTCAACTCCCGATGAGTTATAGTATTGGCGAAAAGTTTATAGATCCTAAATTCGATCCTCAATACCAAGATGTTACTTTAAAAGAGGCTTTAGGAGAAAACCCTAACAGCGAATTTTCTAGAGATTACACCAAAAGAACTAGTATAAGTTTTATGAATGTTAAGAAAAATAGAAATCCGAATTCAATAAAAAAACCTGCTTTTTACGACGTCGAAAATTTTGCTATTTCTTATGCTCACAACAGAGAGTTTCATAGGGATTATAACATTCAAAAATATATTAATGAAAACGTAACTGCTGGTGCGAATTACAACTATAGTTTTTCTGCAAAACCTATAGAGCCTTTTAAAAACGTTTCTTTTTTACAAAGCAAGTACTTAAAATTAATTAAAGATTTTAATTTTAATCCGATTCCAACTACAGTAGCAGTAAATTCAAGAATTAATAGAAATTACTCTGAACAGCAATCTAGAAACTTAGTTGCAGGCTTGTCGGACCAACCATCTTTAAAACAAAGAAGGTTTTTATTTGACTGGGATTACACCGTAGGTTTCGACCTAACAAAGTCGATTCAGCTAAATTTTAATGCCACCAATAGTTTTATTTACGACACCTTTGGAAGTACAGAAGATATTCAGATTTTTGATGACTTTTTTAATACCGGTAGAGCAAATCAATACCATCAAAAGTTAAACGGAACTTATCAATTACCTATAGATAAAATTCCTTTTTTAAGTTGGATAAAAGCCGATTATGCGTATACCGCAGACTTTGATTGGCAAGCGGCGGCACAAAGCACTATTGATGTAAACGGGGTAGATGTTGGTTATGTAGACCTTGTTGGAAATGTAATTCAGAATGCAAATACACACAATTTAAACACCACTTTTACCTTAGAAAAGTTTTACAAAAGTTTTGGTTTTGAAAAGTTATTACAACCAAAATCAATTCGTAGAAATGCCAAAAACAAAAAAGGTATAAAATTACCTCAAACACCTAATAGCAATAATAGAAGTAGAATAAACACCAAAAAACTTCCTTTAGGTAAAAAAATTCTGAAAGGAGTGTACGATGTGGTTACTGCAGTAAAACAAGGAAAAATTAGTTATTCAGAAAACAACGGTCAATTTTTACCTGGTTACACACAAGGAGTAGGGTTTTTAGGGGGTGCGCCAACATCTTTTGCCTTTGGAAGCCAAGTAGATATAAGAAATAAAGCGCTAGAAAATGGTTGGTTAATTGGGCCTAGAGACCCAAATAATAGCGAGTATTATAATAAAACATACAGCAGAACACACTACAATAAACTAGACTATACTTTTACTGTAAAACCCATGAAAGATTTAAATATAGATGTTCGGGGAAACAAGATTCAAACAAGAGATATTTCGCAACAACTAGATGTTATTGATAATGGTACCCAAAATGGTGTTTTAGATTTTAGCGCTCAGGCCTTTGAAACAGGAAACTTTAGTACAAGTCATAGTATGTTAGCAACTGCTTTTACTAGTGGAGACGAGCTTTTTAATAAAATGAAAGCCTATAGAGCAACAATTTCAAACAGACTTGCTACTAAAAATAATGTGCCGGTTTCTGGGTACGGTGGTAATAATCAGGATGTACTGTTGCCTGCTTTTATAGCGGCGTACTCTGGTACAAATCCTGAAAAAGTAAATACTGGCCTATTTAGAAATATACCGATACCGAACTGGACGATGCGATACAACGGACTAATGAAATTCGACTTTTTTAAGAAAAACTTTAGCACATTTGTTGTTTCTCACGCCTATAAATCTTCTTACACAATATCTGGCTTTACCAATAACCTACAATATGATGCAAATAATCCTTTTGCAAATACAAATGCAGCAGGAAACTATGAATCTGAACTACTTGTAGCCTCTGCAACACTTGTAGATGAATTTTCGCCACTTATAAAAGTAGATATGAAAATGAAAAACTCTTTCTCTTTAAGAGGAGAAATAAAAAGAGATAGAACGCTAACCATGAATTTTAACAATAGCACTTTAACAGACATAAAAGGTACCGAATACGTAGTAGGTATGGGCTATATTTTTAAAGATGTTAAGGTAAATACCCGTTTTACAGGAAAAAAACAAACTTTAAAAGGTGATATCAATTTAAGAGCTGATGTGTCTTTACGAGACGATTTAACACAAATTCGGTCGATAGATGAAGAAAATGACCAAATAAGTGGTGGACAAAGATTATTTTCTATTAAATTTACAGCCGATTACAGATTGAGTTCTAGTTTAACAGCATCATTTTACTACAACCATCAAACATCTAAATATGCCATATCTACCACGTTCCCAAGACAGGCAATTAATGGCGGATTTAATATAATTTATAATTTAGGAGGAAACTAA
- the gcvH gene encoding glycine cleavage system protein GcvH, which produces MNIPSELKYTKDHEWIKIDGDTAIVGITDFAQGELGDIVYVDVDTLDDTVEEGEVFGSVEAVKTVSDLFMPLTGEVIEFNEALEDDPELVNTDPYGKGWMIKIAISDSEQIEDLLDAEAYQNLIKG; this is translated from the coding sequence ATGAATATTCCATCAGAATTAAAATACACAAAAGACCACGAGTGGATTAAAATTGACGGCGATACTGCAATTGTAGGAATTACAGACTTTGCGCAAGGAGAACTAGGTGACATTGTATACGTAGATGTAGATACGCTAGACGATACTGTAGAAGAAGGTGAAGTTTTTGGGTCTGTAGAAGCTGTAAAAACAGTTTCTGATTTATTTATGCCATTAACAGGTGAGGTAATTGAATTTAACGAAGCCTTAGAAGACGATCCTGAATTGGTAAACACCGATCCTTATGGAAAAGGTTGGATGATTAAGATAGCCATTTCTGATAGTGAACAAATAGAAGACTTACTAGATGCAGAAGCATACCAAAACCTTATTAAAGGATAA
- a CDS encoding VanZ family protein, translated as MPKLNVTIKFGHLDKIQHCIAYLCLSLSWLVSTKKRIKKFIVVLLCIVFGMIIEVLQHTVTSYRTGDVLDVVANTIGILIGLLVFNKYSKKKSYN; from the coding sequence ATGCCCAAACTAAATGTAACCATTAAGTTTGGGCATTTAGATAAAATTCAGCATTGTATTGCCTATTTGTGTTTGTCTTTATCGTGGCTAGTAAGTACAAAAAAGAGAATTAAAAAATTTATTGTAGTTTTACTTTGTATTGTTTTTGGTATGATTATTGAAGTTTTACAACACACTGTAACTAGTTACCGAACTGGAGATGTGCTAGATGTTGTAGCAAATACAATTGGAATTTTAATTGGTTTACTTGTATTTAATAAGTATTCTAAAAAAAAATCATATAATTAA
- a CDS encoding energy transducer TonB: MEIKKNPKSNLENYSKIFMQIGLVLALFVTYAAIEKKTYDKSIGDLGVVNMMAQMEEEIPITERAEPVKPKTPPPPAPEVIEVVEDDKEVEETVIESTETDETEAVEVEEIVEIAEAEEVVEDVNFMIIEDSPVFPGCKGDKKELKDCFSRMVQKHFSRKFDAELPNELGLSSGKKRVFIGFKIDREGNIVNVQARAPHPKIKSEVIRVMKMLPKMKPGRQRGKPVGVSYNIPFSLLVE, encoded by the coding sequence ATGGAAATAAAGAAAAACCCGAAATCGAATTTAGAGAATTACAGCAAAATATTTATGCAAATAGGCTTAGTTTTAGCATTATTTGTAACCTATGCTGCAATAGAAAAGAAAACCTATGACAAATCAATAGGAGATTTAGGAGTCGTGAACATGATGGCTCAAATGGAAGAAGAAATTCCTATTACAGAAAGAGCTGAGCCAGTTAAGCCAAAAACTCCACCGCCACCAGCGCCAGAAGTTATAGAAGTTGTAGAAGATGATAAAGAGGTTGAAGAAACTGTAATTGAATCTACAGAAACAGATGAAACAGAGGCTGTAGAAGTGGAGGAAATTGTAGAAATTGCAGAAGCTGAAGAAGTAGTAGAAGATGTAAACTTTATGATTATTGAAGATTCTCCTGTTTTCCCTGGCTGTAAGGGAGACAAAAAAGAGTTAAAAGACTGTTTTAGTAGAATGGTTCAAAAGCACTTTTCTAGAAAGTTTGATGCAGAACTACCAAATGAACTAGGTCTTTCTTCTGGTAAAAAAAGAGTATTTATTGGTTTTAAAATAGATAGAGAGGGTAATATTGTAAATGTACAAGCAAGAGCGCCACACCCAAAAATTAAGTCGGAGGTTATTAGAGTAATGAAAATGTTACCTAAAATGAAGCCTGGTAGACAAAGAGGGAAACCAGTTGGTGTAAGCTACAATATTCCGTTTTCTTTATTGGTAGAATAA
- a CDS encoding toxin-antitoxin system YwqK family antitoxin: MKKLVTMAIFCIAAIAYSQEVKPTFKADGNLVKATYYYEDGKVSTEGYFKDKKLTGKWIRYNKQGEKTQMAFYNEGKKVGKWFVWKKDQLQEITYKDNTVASVNVWKPSVRVAVND; encoded by the coding sequence ATGAAGAAATTAGTAACAATGGCTATCTTTTGTATTGCTGCAATTGCATACTCGCAAGAAGTAAAGCCAACATTTAAGGCAGATGGAAATTTAGTGAAAGCTACTTATTATTATGAAGATGGTAAAGTGAGCACAGAAGGTTATTTTAAGGATAAAAAATTAACCGGAAAGTGGATACGCTACAATAAGCAAGGAGAAAAAACACAGATGGCTTTTTATAACGAAGGAAAAAAAGTAGGAAAGTGGTTTGTTTGGAAAAAAGACCAATTACAAGAGATTACTTACAAAGACAATACAGTTGCAAGTGTTAATGTTTGGAAGCCAAGCGTAAGAGTAGCGGTTAATGATTAA
- the rseP gene encoding RIP metalloprotease RseP, with product MEIFIKASQFILSLSLLIVLHELGHFIPAKLFKIKVEKFYLFFDYKFSILKKKIGDTVYGIGWIPLGGYVKIAGMIDESMDTEQMALPPKPWEFRSKPAWQRLIVMLGGVFVNFVLGIFIYIMLMYAYGEKYLPNENVKDGIWVQDSLAVKLGLQTGDKVLTVDGEKVKKFSELTLEFINGNSYQIERNGTILDKEIPEDFISQLMDRGKDAGAFLFPRYPFVIAGVQKDSLNATANILPKDIVTAINGTPIVYYDEAKSEFAKHKGQEISITVKRNGTLQDVPVKVSSYGNIGVVFGGTSFNDLEKLGYYKLANKEYSFAEAIPAGWSKSWKTLTDYVKQLKKIFNPSTGAYKGLGGFISIGSIFPDEFSAESFWNITAFLSIMLGFMNLLPIPALDGGHVVFTLWEMITGRKPGDKFLEYAQVVGFVLLIALLLFANGNDIFRLFN from the coding sequence ATGGAAATATTTATAAAAGCATCTCAATTTATATTGAGTTTATCATTATTAATTGTTTTACACGAGCTAGGGCATTTTATTCCAGCGAAATTATTTAAAATAAAAGTAGAAAAGTTCTACCTTTTTTTTGACTATAAGTTTTCTATACTTAAGAAAAAAATTGGAGATACCGTTTATGGTATTGGTTGGATTCCTTTAGGCGGATATGTAAAAATTGCTGGTATGATAGACGAAAGTATGGATACCGAGCAAATGGCTTTGCCACCAAAACCATGGGAGTTTCGCTCTAAACCAGCATGGCAGCGATTAATTGTTATGTTAGGTGGGGTTTTTGTAAATTTTGTTTTGGGTATTTTTATTTATATCATGCTAATGTATGCTTATGGAGAGAAATACTTGCCAAATGAAAATGTAAAAGACGGTATTTGGGTACAAGATTCACTAGCCGTAAAGTTAGGTCTTCAAACGGGAGATAAAGTATTGACTGTAGACGGAGAAAAAGTAAAGAAATTTTCTGAACTTACATTAGAGTTTATAAACGGAAACAGCTATCAAATAGAAAGAAATGGAACTATTTTAGATAAAGAAATTCCAGAAGACTTTATTTCTCAATTGATGGACAGAGGAAAAGATGCAGGAGCATTTTTGTTTCCTAGATATCCATTTGTAATAGCTGGTGTTCAAAAAGACTCCTTAAACGCAACAGCCAATATTTTACCAAAAGATATTGTTACAGCAATAAATGGCACTCCAATTGTGTATTATGATGAAGCTAAAAGCGAGTTTGCAAAGCACAAAGGCCAAGAAATTTCTATTACCGTAAAAAGAAACGGCACCTTACAAGATGTTCCTGTAAAAGTGTCTAGCTATGGTAATATAGGAGTTGTTTTTGGAGGCACTTCGTTTAACGATTTAGAGAAATTAGGTTATTACAAACTAGCTAATAAAGAGTATTCTTTTGCAGAAGCAATTCCTGCTGGTTGGAGTAAATCTTGGAAAACACTTACTGATTACGTAAAACAGTTAAAAAAGATTTTTAACCCAAGTACCGGTGCTTACAAAGGTTTGGGTGGTTTTATATCTATTGGGAGTATTTTTCCTGACGAGTTTAGTGCAGAGTCTTTCTGGAATATTACAGCATTTCTCTCTATTATGTTAGGTTTTATGAACTTATTACCAATACCTGCATTAGATGGCGGACATGTAGTTTTTACTTTATGGGAAATGATTACAGGAAGAAAGCCAGGAGATAAATTTTTAGAGTATGCGCAAGTTGTTGGTTTTGTGTTATTAATTGCACTATTACTTTTTGCCAACGGAAACGATATTTTTAGACTTTTTAATTAA
- a CDS encoding TrmH family RNA methyltransferase has product MRKLKNIELNRISVDEFKAVKKTPIIVVLDNIRSLNNIGAVFRTSDAFLIKKIYLCGISATPPNKEIHKTALGATESVIWEYAESTLSVVQKLKAANIQVLAIEQAENSTKLDTFFPEKEVTYAIVMGNEVKGVQQEVVDASNLCIEIPQLGTKHSLNISVTTGIVLWDLFQKMKQL; this is encoded by the coding sequence ATGAGAAAACTTAAAAATATTGAACTTAACAGAATTTCTGTAGATGAGTTTAAAGCAGTAAAAAAAACACCAATTATAGTGGTACTCGATAATATTAGAAGCTTAAACAATATTGGTGCTGTTTTTAGAACAAGTGACGCTTTTTTGATAAAAAAAATATATTTATGTGGCATTTCTGCAACACCACCAAATAAAGAAATACATAAAACTGCCTTGGGTGCAACAGAATCTGTTATTTGGGAATATGCCGAAAGTACACTTTCTGTAGTACAAAAACTTAAAGCAGCAAACATTCAGGTTTTAGCTATTGAGCAAGCAGAGAATAGCACCAAACTAGATACTTTTTTTCCAGAAAAAGAGGTAACCTATGCAATTGTTATGGGCAACGAGGTAAAAGGCGTACAACAAGAAGTTGTAGATGCTTCTAATTTGTGTATCGAAATTCCGCAATTAGGCACAAAACACTCTTTAAACATATCGGTAACAACCGGAATTGTTTTGTGGGATTTGTTTCAAAAAATGAAACAATTATAA